One window of the Hyalangium minutum genome contains the following:
- the clpP gene encoding ATP-dependent Clp endopeptidase proteolytic subunit ClpP, with translation MPFMPIPYVIEQTHRGERSYDIYSRLLKDRIVMLGTEIDDDVSNAIVAQLLFLESEDPDKDINLYVNSPGGSVTAGLAIYDTMQYVKCPVSTICVGQAASMGAVLLLAGAKGKRYALPSARIMIHQPLGGVRGQATDIEIQAKEILRMRAKLNDLIVKHTGQPLERVEKDTDRDYFMGAAEAKAYGILDEIQVARKPGSLGKDEKK, from the coding sequence ATGCCCTTCATGCCCATTCCCTACGTCATCGAGCAGACTCACCGGGGTGAGCGCTCGTACGACATCTACAGCCGGCTCCTGAAGGATCGCATCGTCATGCTGGGGACGGAGATCGACGACGACGTGTCCAACGCCATCGTCGCGCAGCTCCTCTTCCTGGAATCCGAGGACCCGGACAAGGACATCAACCTCTACGTCAACTCGCCCGGCGGCTCCGTCACGGCGGGCCTGGCCATCTATGACACGATGCAGTACGTGAAGTGTCCGGTGTCCACCATCTGTGTGGGGCAGGCGGCGTCCATGGGCGCCGTCCTCCTGCTGGCCGGGGCCAAGGGCAAGCGCTACGCCCTGCCGAGCGCTCGCATCATGATTCACCAGCCGCTCGGCGGCGTGCGTGGTCAGGCGACGGACATCGAGATCCAGGCCAAGGAAATCCTGCGGATGCGGGCCAAGCTGAACGATCTCATCGTCAAGCACACCGGCCAGCCGCTCGAGCGAGTCGAGAAGGACACCGACCGCGACTACTTCATGGGCGCGGCCGAGGCGAAGGCGTACGGCATCCTCGACGAGATCCAGGTGGCCCGGAAGCCGGGCTCGCTGGGCAAGGACGAGAAGAAGTAG
- a CDS encoding cadherin-like domain-containing protein, with product MAACSEGPSIESASALGIARQAVISIPPDSAFSPYRCGGVNAFDVPGDAVPSTPERDLVGDTTYPAFFRAADTDHVFFRLRIDGDPRAQNGVDLLPSSWDVLVDQDNNPQAYEYMLTADGNLGGTKVRWVRNSRKEPGNPSDPAGEEAADMLQDFTPASDYYNVKITTDGSNFNGNADYWVTLVLPKTALKVAQISTAANIVVWGGTNARNYSLNADFGCSAGIPSNLADAAPEASRLDLAGTPSASPDTATTPEDTAVRMEVLINDQGLRDTPLTIDIVTPSPNGAAAVNADHAVIFTPSPNFNGTTTYKYRVKDKDGETAEAVVTVKVTPVNDPPTGRDDTFTVPGNRASLLRVLTNDSSEPDSGETLTVSKVTQPTSGTVSISTDRTHVVFTPAPDFEGTVTFTYTVSDGTEDSTPVTVTVTVGPGDSDGDGLTDDEELRRGTDPGKWDTDGGGMSDGDEVNAGRNPLNYADDLATGGRGCASTGTSTLLPLALLLALTLLRRRQALRGSEKHWSVLGLLAALLVSAPARAQNADQASQGIDVQQFKPGPGGKDVLGVQSPQVGRHLDWNLGLSFSYARDPFNFRQPLTGEFIYEIVKHQTTVDLMGAVSLYDQFELGMVVPFTTQNSAPAFSVAPVLGDGIHAEGMGDLRLVPKAHLRSFDNGLQLGVTVPVLLPTSGGKGFMGRRGVAFFPRLLGEWTHVNGARVLVHLGINVQPRAQFYNLNVSNEFAYGLGTEVPFLVGPHRLAAEATLVGARGLNEWDLEERPLELLAALKYRFTDSLAAHLGSGMGLTRGYGTPGFRLLAAIMWTEKAEAASARSKSRPSSEEYPQEPEDRGGFLKDWGFQSGARPVDPNADTDGDGILDATDHCPNQPETLNEFEDTDGCPDELPRPRRVDLDGDGITDDQDRCPQFPEDKDGFQDEDGCPDPDNDNDGVRDAVDRCPTEPETRNGFKDEDGCPDEVPPKGRHGSSKPLPGGPARAGLRPSTASRA from the coding sequence GTGGCCGCATGCTCGGAGGGTCCCTCCATCGAGAGCGCCTCGGCCCTGGGAATCGCGCGGCAGGCGGTGATCTCCATCCCCCCTGACTCGGCCTTCTCCCCGTATCGCTGCGGGGGCGTCAACGCGTTCGATGTCCCCGGCGATGCCGTCCCGAGCACCCCGGAGCGAGACCTGGTGGGAGACACCACCTACCCCGCCTTCTTCCGGGCCGCCGATACGGACCACGTGTTCTTCCGGCTGCGCATCGACGGCGACCCGCGGGCGCAGAACGGCGTGGACCTCCTGCCCTCGAGCTGGGACGTGCTGGTGGACCAGGACAACAATCCGCAGGCCTACGAGTACATGCTCACGGCCGACGGCAACCTGGGCGGCACCAAGGTCCGCTGGGTGCGCAACAGCCGCAAGGAGCCCGGCAACCCCAGTGATCCGGCGGGCGAAGAGGCGGCCGACATGCTCCAGGACTTCACGCCCGCCTCGGACTACTACAACGTCAAGATCACCACCGACGGCAGCAACTTCAACGGCAATGCGGACTACTGGGTGACCCTGGTCCTCCCGAAGACGGCGCTGAAGGTCGCGCAGATCAGCACCGCCGCCAACATCGTCGTCTGGGGCGGCACCAACGCTCGGAACTACTCGCTCAACGCGGACTTCGGCTGCTCCGCGGGCATTCCCAGCAACCTGGCCGATGCCGCCCCGGAGGCGAGTCGGCTGGACCTCGCGGGCACCCCCAGCGCCTCTCCCGACACCGCAACAACCCCAGAGGACACGGCGGTCAGGATGGAGGTGCTGATCAATGACCAGGGGCTCCGGGACACGCCGCTGACCATCGACATCGTCACGCCGTCCCCCAACGGCGCGGCGGCGGTGAACGCGGACCACGCGGTCATTTTCACGCCCTCTCCCAACTTCAACGGGACGACCACCTATAAGTACCGGGTGAAGGACAAGGACGGCGAGACCGCCGAGGCCGTGGTCACCGTGAAGGTCACTCCGGTGAACGACCCGCCCACGGGCAGGGATGACACGTTCACGGTCCCTGGCAACAGGGCGTCCCTGCTGCGTGTGCTGACCAATGACTCCAGTGAACCGGACAGCGGCGAGACGCTCACCGTCTCCAAGGTGACCCAGCCCACCAGCGGCACCGTCTCCATCAGCACCGACCGCACCCACGTCGTGTTCACCCCGGCTCCGGACTTCGAGGGCACCGTGACGTTCACGTACACGGTCTCCGATGGCACCGAGGACTCCACGCCCGTCACGGTAACGGTGACGGTGGGCCCAGGGGACTCCGACGGCGACGGTCTGACCGATGACGAGGAACTGCGGCGCGGAACAGACCCGGGCAAATGGGACACGGACGGCGGAGGCATGAGCGACGGGGACGAGGTCAACGCCGGGCGCAACCCGCTCAACTACGCGGACGATTTGGCCACGGGAGGCCGTGGCTGCGCCTCCACGGGCACCAGCACGCTGTTGCCCCTGGCGCTGTTGCTCGCCCTGACGCTCTTGCGCCGCCGTCAGGCCCTCCGCGGCTCGGAGAAGCACTGGAGCGTGCTGGGTCTGCTCGCCGCCCTGCTGGTCTCGGCGCCCGCCCGCGCGCAGAACGCGGATCAGGCGTCGCAGGGCATCGACGTGCAGCAGTTCAAGCCCGGCCCGGGTGGGAAGGATGTGCTCGGGGTGCAGAGCCCACAAGTGGGCCGGCACCTCGACTGGAACCTGGGACTGTCCTTCAGCTACGCGAGGGACCCGTTCAACTTCCGCCAGCCCCTGACGGGCGAGTTCATCTACGAGATCGTCAAGCACCAGACCACCGTCGACCTAATGGGCGCCGTGTCGCTGTACGACCAGTTCGAGCTCGGCATGGTGGTGCCCTTCACCACCCAGAACTCCGCGCCCGCATTCTCCGTGGCGCCTGTGCTCGGCGACGGAATCCATGCCGAAGGCATGGGGGACCTGCGCCTCGTGCCGAAGGCGCACCTTCGCTCCTTCGACAACGGGCTGCAGCTCGGAGTGACGGTGCCGGTGCTGCTGCCCACCTCGGGCGGCAAGGGGTTCATGGGCCGCCGCGGCGTGGCGTTCTTCCCGCGGCTGCTCGGAGAGTGGACCCATGTCAACGGCGCGCGCGTGCTGGTCCACCTGGGCATCAACGTCCAGCCCCGGGCGCAGTTCTACAACTTGAATGTCAGCAACGAGTTCGCCTACGGCCTCGGTACCGAGGTGCCCTTCCTCGTGGGCCCGCACCGGCTGGCCGCCGAGGCCACGCTGGTGGGCGCCCGAGGCCTGAATGAGTGGGACCTCGAGGAACGCCCGCTGGAGCTCCTGGCGGCCTTGAAGTACCGCTTCACGGACTCGCTGGCGGCGCACCTGGGCAGCGGCATGGGCCTCACCCGGGGCTATGGCACGCCGGGCTTCCGCCTGCTGGCGGCAATCATGTGGACCGAGAAGGCGGAGGCGGCCTCTGCTCGCAGCAAGTCCCGGCCGTCCTCGGAAGAGTATCCGCAGGAGCCCGAGGACAGGGGCGGCTTCCTGAAAGACTGGGGCTTCCAGAGCGGCGCCCGTCCTGTCGATCCGAACGCCGACACCGACGGTGACGGCATCCTGGATGCCACCGATCACTGCCCGAACCAGCCGGAGACGCTGAACGAGTTCGAAGACACGGATGGCTGCCCGGACGAGCTGCCCCGCCCGCGGCGGGTAGACCTAGACGGCGATGGGATCACGGACGACCAGGACCGCTGCCCGCAGTTCCCCGAGGACAAGGACGGCTTCCAGGATGAGGACGGCTGCCCCGACCCGGACAACGACAATGACGGCGTGCGGGACGCAGTGGACAGGTGCCCGACCGAGCCGGAGACCCGCAACGGCTTCAAGGACGAAGACGGCTGCCCTGACGAGGTTCCGCCCAAGGGTCGCCACGGTTCTTCCAAGCCCCTTCCTGGCGGTCCTGCCAGGGCGGGCCTCCGCCCGAGCACTGCCAGCCGGGCATAG
- a CDS encoding efflux RND transporter permease subunit produces MSWRAVFERLLTRRWPLVLGLMGLWALALVGGARVPMDPSIERMHPFGDAAKADFDRYRSTFPGEDTQAFVIAEGPRVFTPEGLSTLAQLEDALRALPRVRHVVGPASVRKTDDLLFPVESRASPDLLKKALEEARQDPLMRMLVHPTRELAVVQVALVPGSGAERLISERDFTSAAQAVLERHASPELHLTLTGAPAVRATLARMIEEDMGRLLPLALLVILGLVAFAYRDAWAVVASAGTLVASWVWMVGAMGWLQVPLGILTSFSPIVVLVVSLTDTVHVLSDLEERRRSGTEYRQALIETMASAAGPCLATELVIAAGFVSMGLIGLTAVYEFGLATALGVVLAWVANMLMLPWMLLLRPNKATVSARPQSSEARTRPLDAMLRWVERQTVTHPRRVLAVAGAVALLSVLSLTRLQREFRVFDDLRADSPLAAELTYAQEALGGLVPLAIFLEPEGSASHSVLEPEAMAFQSKVDAFLAAIPEHPPVVSLPRMLAPVNAALWGDGLLVETEEANATAVGKLARYQPLDTVLAENRRAAGVVALLPNLGAARMQEVVESAQAFVTKEVPPGYRASVTGNVAMTAHVTGMLTRGLLQSFAAALGVSFLAFFLVLRSAKLALIGLVPNVLPVGVLFGAMAVLGIHLKPSTVLIASMALVIADDDTLQYLVRYKRRFLALRAEGASEPHRKAALETLHECGRAMIVTSAAVAGGFLLLQFSRFEGLANLGLLTGLTLWAAGLADAFLSPVLLMTFKPRLGPAPQDVSGE; encoded by the coding sequence GTGAGCTGGCGGGCGGTCTTCGAGCGCCTGCTGACGCGCCGATGGCCCCTGGTACTGGGACTCATGGGACTGTGGGCGCTGGCCCTCGTGGGCGGGGCCCGTGTGCCGATGGATCCTTCCATCGAGCGGATGCACCCGTTCGGGGACGCAGCCAAGGCGGACTTCGATCGCTACCGGAGCACCTTCCCGGGCGAGGACACGCAGGCGTTCGTCATCGCCGAGGGCCCGCGTGTCTTCACTCCGGAGGGCCTGTCCACCCTGGCCCAGTTGGAGGACGCCCTGCGCGCCCTGCCGCGCGTCCGGCACGTGGTGGGACCGGCTTCCGTACGGAAGACCGATGATCTGCTCTTTCCCGTGGAGTCCCGGGCCAGCCCCGACCTCCTGAAGAAGGCGCTGGAGGAGGCGCGCCAGGATCCGCTCATGCGGATGCTCGTGCACCCCACACGCGAGCTGGCCGTGGTGCAGGTGGCACTCGTTCCCGGCAGCGGCGCCGAGCGCCTCATCTCCGAGCGCGACTTCACCTCCGCGGCCCAGGCTGTGCTCGAGCGGCATGCGAGCCCTGAGCTACACCTGACGCTGACAGGGGCTCCGGCGGTGCGGGCCACGCTGGCGCGGATGATCGAGGAGGACATGGGCCGGCTGCTGCCCCTGGCGCTGCTGGTCATCCTCGGGCTGGTGGCCTTCGCGTACCGGGATGCCTGGGCGGTGGTGGCCTCGGCGGGCACGCTGGTGGCCTCGTGGGTGTGGATGGTGGGCGCCATGGGGTGGCTGCAGGTGCCGCTGGGCATCCTCACCTCGTTCTCGCCCATCGTGGTGCTGGTGGTGTCGCTGACGGACACCGTGCACGTGCTGTCGGATCTGGAGGAGCGCCGCCGCTCGGGGACGGAGTACCGGCAGGCACTCATCGAGACGATGGCCTCGGCAGCGGGACCGTGCCTGGCCACCGAGCTGGTCATCGCCGCGGGCTTCGTGTCGATGGGGCTCATCGGCCTCACGGCGGTCTACGAGTTCGGGCTCGCTACGGCGCTGGGGGTGGTGCTCGCATGGGTGGCGAACATGCTGATGCTGCCGTGGATGCTGCTGCTGCGCCCGAACAAGGCCACGGTGAGCGCCCGACCGCAGTCCTCCGAGGCGCGCACGAGGCCTCTGGACGCGATGCTGCGGTGGGTGGAGCGGCAGACCGTGACACACCCGCGCCGTGTGCTGGCCGTGGCCGGAGCCGTGGCCTTGCTGAGCGTGCTGTCGCTCACGCGGCTGCAGCGGGAGTTCCGGGTGTTCGATGACCTGCGCGCGGACTCGCCGCTGGCGGCGGAGCTGACCTACGCGCAGGAGGCGCTGGGCGGACTGGTGCCGCTGGCCATCTTCCTGGAGCCGGAGGGCAGCGCGTCACACTCGGTGCTGGAGCCCGAAGCGATGGCCTTCCAGAGCAAGGTGGACGCCTTCCTGGCGGCCATCCCCGAGCATCCGCCCGTGGTGAGCCTGCCGCGCATGCTGGCGCCGGTGAACGCGGCGCTCTGGGGCGACGGCCTGCTGGTGGAGACCGAGGAGGCCAACGCGACCGCCGTGGGCAAGCTGGCGCGCTACCAGCCGCTGGACACGGTGCTGGCGGAGAACCGGCGGGCCGCGGGCGTGGTGGCGCTGCTGCCCAACCTCGGCGCGGCGCGGATGCAGGAGGTGGTGGAGTCCGCCCAGGCCTTCGTGACGAAGGAGGTGCCGCCAGGCTACCGCGCGAGCGTCACGGGCAACGTGGCGATGACGGCACACGTGACGGGCATGCTGACGCGGGGGCTGCTGCAGAGCTTCGCGGCGGCGCTGGGGGTGAGCTTCCTCGCGTTCTTCCTGGTGCTGCGCAGCGCGAAGCTGGCGCTGATCGGGCTGGTGCCCAACGTGCTGCCGGTGGGCGTGCTCTTCGGAGCCATGGCCGTGCTGGGGATCCACCTCAAGCCCTCCACGGTGCTCATCGCGAGCATGGCCCTGGTGATCGCCGATGACGACACGCTGCAGTACCTCGTCCGCTACAAGCGGCGCTTCCTGGCGCTGCGAGCCGAGGGCGCCTCCGAGCCCCACCGAAAGGCCGCGCTGGAGACGCTCCACGAGTGCGGCCGGGCGATGATCGTCACGTCGGCGGCGGTGGCGGGAGGCTTCCTGCTGCTGCAGTTCTCCCGCTTCGAGGGCCTCGCCAACCTGGGGCTGCTCACGGGGCTCACCCTGTGGGCCGCGGGCCTCGCGGATGCGTTCCTGAGCCCGGTGCTGCTGATGACGTTCAAGCCTCGGCTGGGCCCGGCCCCCCAGGATGTCAGCGGCGAATGA
- a CDS encoding sterol desaturase family protein, giving the protein MFHVATALALVGLVLLELRNPRFRADTFGPGPRRRRNWTFFVASLVPMYFLQSAGVWSRAHLPTLIVPDTLPFAVDFLACTLVAELVSWISHYVKHRFASLWVFHFQHHREEHFSVWMVSHTHGLEVAISGTLLTALLTVLGFSPLSMQLYFALYAVLLTYHHSDMGYSLGWLDWIVVSPAYHRLHHHSQGRGNYGSMLTVFDVLFGTASWPRPDDSPAALGLPPGSTEPFGFRAEMLHFLSRWRGQRQ; this is encoded by the coding sequence ATGTTTCATGTCGCCACGGCCCTGGCCTTGGTGGGCCTGGTGCTGCTGGAGCTCCGCAATCCGCGGTTCCGCGCGGACACCTTTGGACCGGGCCCCCGCCGCCGGCGAAACTGGACGTTCTTCGTGGCGAGCCTCGTGCCGATGTACTTCCTGCAGTCCGCGGGTGTGTGGTCCCGCGCCCACCTGCCCACGCTGATAGTCCCTGACACGCTGCCGTTCGCCGTGGACTTCCTGGCCTGCACGCTGGTGGCCGAGCTGGTGAGCTGGATCAGCCACTATGTGAAGCACCGCTTCGCCTCCCTCTGGGTGTTCCACTTCCAGCACCACCGCGAGGAGCACTTCAGCGTGTGGATGGTCTCGCACACGCACGGGCTGGAGGTCGCCATCTCGGGGACCCTGCTGACCGCGCTCTTGACGGTGTTGGGATTCTCGCCGCTGTCCATGCAGCTGTACTTCGCGCTGTACGCGGTGCTCCTCACGTACCACCACTCGGACATGGGGTACTCGCTGGGGTGGCTGGACTGGATTGTGGTGAGCCCTGCGTACCATCGGCTCCACCACCACTCGCAGGGCCGAGGCAACTATGGCTCCATGCTGACGGTGTTCGACGTCCTCTTCGGCACGGCCTCCTGGCCTCGGCCCGATGACTCCCCTGCTGCGCTGGGCCTGCCTCCTGGCTCCACGGAGCCGTTCGGCTTCCGCGCGGAGATGCTGCACTTCCTCAGCCGGTGGAGAGGGCAGCGGCAGTGA
- the tig gene encoding trigger factor, translating to MKVQVEELSPIEKKLSIEVDSQRVADELTRAYTSIGKQVKLPGFRQGKVPRRILEQRFKEQVEDDVIQRVVQSAYVQAITEHKVEPVSQPQVTNSGLKPGASFSFEARVEVKPKVEAKDYKELPLKKQETAVADAQIHEQIEKMRESNSTLEPVEGRDVAQAGDFAQVDYEATIDGQPFVGSKAEGVTAEIAPGELVDSNIAALEGVKVGDTKEIDYAFPPDYRVEEIKGKTAHFKIHLKGIKAKKVPELNDELAKELGAASVDELRTKIRTNLETTAKSKAAQEDRDALMKALIERNPFEVPKAMVERAIDSMLEGALRQMQRSGLDIRNLGLDFMRLRDEMRERAVSEVKGTLLFEAIALKEGIQATDADLEKKIEELATEAGQPVANVRKYFQSQDDRLGLSLRLREEKTIEFLKAQAKYS from the coding sequence ATGAAGGTCCAGGTCGAGGAGCTGTCTCCGATCGAGAAGAAGCTCTCCATCGAAGTCGACAGCCAGCGCGTGGCGGACGAGCTGACGCGTGCCTACACGTCCATTGGCAAGCAGGTGAAGCTGCCCGGCTTCCGCCAGGGCAAGGTGCCCCGCCGCATCCTCGAGCAGCGGTTCAAGGAGCAGGTGGAGGACGACGTCATCCAGCGCGTGGTGCAGTCCGCCTACGTGCAGGCCATCACCGAGCACAAGGTGGAGCCCGTCAGCCAGCCGCAGGTGACGAACTCCGGCCTGAAGCCCGGCGCCTCGTTCTCCTTCGAGGCCCGCGTCGAGGTGAAGCCCAAGGTCGAGGCCAAGGACTACAAGGAGCTGCCGCTCAAGAAGCAGGAGACGGCCGTCGCCGACGCTCAAATCCACGAGCAGATCGAGAAGATGCGCGAGTCGAACTCCACCCTGGAGCCCGTGGAGGGCCGGGACGTGGCGCAGGCAGGTGACTTCGCCCAGGTGGACTACGAGGCCACCATCGACGGCCAGCCCTTCGTGGGCAGCAAGGCCGAGGGCGTCACCGCGGAGATTGCTCCCGGCGAGCTGGTGGACTCCAACATCGCCGCGCTCGAGGGCGTGAAGGTGGGGGACACCAAGGAGATCGACTACGCCTTCCCGCCGGACTACCGGGTGGAGGAGATCAAGGGCAAGACGGCCCACTTCAAGATCCACCTCAAGGGCATCAAGGCCAAGAAGGTCCCCGAGCTCAACGACGAGCTGGCCAAGGAGCTGGGCGCGGCCTCGGTGGACGAGCTGCGCACCAAGATCCGCACCAACCTGGAGACCACGGCCAAGTCCAAGGCCGCCCAGGAGGACCGCGACGCCCTCATGAAGGCCTTGATCGAGCGCAACCCCTTCGAGGTGCCCAAGGCCATGGTGGAGCGCGCCATCGACTCCATGCTGGAGGGCGCGCTGCGCCAGATGCAGCGCTCCGGTCTGGACATCCGCAACCTGGGCCTGGACTTCATGCGCCTGCGCGACGAGATGCGCGAGCGCGCCGTCTCCGAGGTGAAGGGCACGCTGCTGTTCGAGGCCATCGCCCTCAAGGAAGGCATCCAGGCAACCGACGCGGACCTGGAGAAGAAGATCGAGGAGCTGGCGACCGAGGCCGGACAGCCGGTGGCCAACGTTCGGAAGTACTTCCAGAGCCAGGACGACCGCCTGGGGTTGAGCCTCCGACTGCGGGAAGAAAAGACGATTGAATTCCTGAAGGCTCAGGCGAAGTATTCTTAG
- the bet gene encoding phage recombination protein Bet gives MSEGQQSKVEAAAAQSAWSRERVELIRRTICPKGIGEDEFALFIEQCKRSGLDPLLKEAFCVGRRQNVGNRERPTWVTRYEFQPSEAGMLARAERFPDFKGIQASAVYAEDEIIVDQGKGEVVHRFNPAKRKGALVGAWARVVREGKLPVVVWLDFAGYVQQTPLWAKIPTTMIEKCARVAALRKAYPEAFGGLYVREEMPAEEYETAPAQAHLEELAPASGSGAYEVLGVKPGPMKASFPPLPSAVKEEKAEEKADNGSAQLTLDTQAASPAETKPETPPARPKSSATVVAFGPYKGKTASELSDDELSETIDMAHEKLMEQPKAKWAKAMRENLAALEAETELRCRVPSASAKKEASVEA, from the coding sequence GTGAGTGAAGGACAGCAGAGCAAGGTGGAAGCCGCGGCGGCCCAGTCGGCCTGGAGCCGCGAGCGCGTGGAGCTCATCCGCAGGACGATCTGCCCCAAGGGCATCGGTGAGGACGAGTTCGCGCTCTTCATCGAGCAGTGCAAGCGCTCGGGGTTGGATCCGCTCTTGAAGGAGGCGTTCTGCGTGGGACGCCGGCAGAACGTGGGTAACCGGGAGCGGCCCACCTGGGTGACGCGCTACGAGTTCCAGCCTTCCGAGGCGGGGATGCTGGCGCGCGCCGAGCGCTTCCCGGACTTCAAGGGCATCCAGGCCAGCGCGGTGTACGCCGAGGACGAGATCATCGTGGACCAGGGCAAGGGCGAGGTGGTGCACCGCTTCAACCCGGCCAAGCGCAAGGGTGCGCTGGTAGGCGCCTGGGCGCGCGTGGTGCGCGAAGGCAAGCTGCCCGTGGTGGTGTGGCTGGACTTCGCGGGCTACGTCCAGCAGACGCCGCTGTGGGCGAAGATTCCCACGACGATGATCGAGAAGTGCGCGCGCGTGGCGGCGTTGCGCAAGGCGTACCCGGAGGCCTTCGGCGGCCTGTACGTGCGCGAGGAGATGCCTGCCGAGGAGTACGAGACGGCTCCGGCGCAGGCGCACCTGGAGGAGCTCGCGCCCGCGAGCGGCAGCGGCGCCTACGAGGTGCTCGGCGTGAAGCCGGGCCCCATGAAGGCGTCCTTCCCTCCCCTGCCGTCCGCGGTGAAGGAGGAGAAGGCCGAGGAGAAGGCCGATAACGGCTCGGCGCAGCTCACCCTGGACACCCAGGCGGCCAGCCCGGCGGAGACGAAGCCGGAGACGCCACCCGCGCGGCCAAAGAGCTCCGCCACGGTGGTGGCCTTCGGCCCCTACAAGGGGAAGACGGCCTCCGAGCTCAGCGACGACGAGCTGAGCGAGACCATCGACATGGCGCACGAGAAGCTGATGGAGCAGCCCAAGGCGAAGTGGGCCAAGGCGATGCGAGAGAACCTCGCGGCGCTCGAGGCCGAGACGGAGCTGCGCTGCCGGGTGCCGTCCGCCTCCGCCAAGAAGGAGGCGTCCGTCGAGGCCTGA
- a CDS encoding polymer-forming cytoskeletal protein: MKIAPRLLLPTLLLGAPVALAQETSAPSSAEAPAASPAVKTIDVSFRGTLKDALKRISEEGGLNLVATGELDTAVEVHLQGITAEQALRTVARTYSLRLEQDGSIFTLRPMTAAEKTASVTPPAAALPSMSAMPSMPAMPSMPAMPVLSADDLDSTKEIQQRIRQEVRRAQRRGTGEHDVVARGQTLEVKEHDTVDNAVVYGGNLVVKGMVEEDANAFGGNLDVYGRVEGDANAFGGNVILHDGASVGGDVSAIGGSVIREDGSAVEGSTESFGGGGIGALVASEVKDSLKQQAPEEESAEEVTTASNTSERSERHSGGGFIGFILRFAALFGLGFLGQLLFPARMKELSAEIKSQPLKSGVTGLLGLIALVPLTAVLAITIIGIPVALVMWLVLPVVAAMGLAVLASEIGVKVPVLRGRKTQAAVLAMGLLALLTVGAIPGIGPVVLTLATLVAFGAIIRTRFGYRMRGIPEPIAPTSTM, translated from the coding sequence ATGAAGATCGCTCCTCGACTCCTGTTGCCCACCCTCCTGCTCGGCGCTCCGGTCGCCCTCGCCCAGGAGACCTCTGCTCCTTCTTCCGCCGAGGCCCCCGCCGCCTCGCCCGCCGTGAAGACCATCGACGTGAGCTTCCGCGGCACGCTCAAGGACGCGCTCAAGCGCATCTCCGAGGAAGGGGGCCTCAACCTGGTGGCCACGGGCGAGCTAGACACCGCCGTGGAGGTGCACCTGCAGGGCATCACCGCCGAGCAGGCCCTGCGCACCGTAGCGCGCACCTACTCGCTGCGCCTGGAGCAGGATGGCTCCATCTTCACGCTGCGCCCCATGACGGCCGCGGAGAAGACCGCGAGCGTGACGCCTCCCGCGGCCGCCCTGCCCTCCATGTCGGCGATGCCCTCCATGCCGGCGATGCCCTCCATGCCGGCCATGCCGGTGCTCTCGGCGGATGACCTCGACTCGACGAAGGAGATCCAGCAGCGGATCCGCCAGGAGGTGCGTCGGGCGCAGCGCCGGGGCACGGGGGAGCACGACGTGGTGGCCCGTGGCCAGACGCTCGAGGTGAAGGAGCACGACACGGTGGACAACGCCGTCGTCTACGGCGGCAACCTGGTGGTGAAGGGGATGGTGGAGGAAGACGCCAACGCGTTCGGCGGCAACCTGGACGTCTACGGCCGGGTGGAGGGGGATGCCAACGCCTTCGGCGGCAACGTCATCCTGCACGACGGGGCCTCGGTGGGGGGGGATGTGTCGGCGATTGGCGGCTCGGTCATCCGCGAGGACGGCTCGGCCGTGGAGGGCAGCACCGAGTCCTTCGGCGGCGGAGGCATCGGCGCCCTGGTGGCCAGCGAGGTCAAGGACAGCCTCAAGCAGCAGGCTCCCGAGGAGGAGTCTGCCGAAGAGGTGACCACGGCCAGCAACACATCCGAGCGCTCCGAGCGGCACTCGGGTGGAGGGTTCATCGGGTTCATCCTCCGGTTCGCCGCGCTGTTCGGACTGGGCTTCCTGGGGCAGCTGCTCTTCCCGGCGCGCATGAAGGAGCTGTCGGCGGAGATCAAGAGCCAGCCCCTCAAGAGCGGCGTGACAGGGCTGCTGGGGCTCATCGCGCTTGTCCCGCTCACGGCGGTGCTGGCCATCACCATCATCGGCATCCCGGTGGCGCTGGTGATGTGGCTGGTGCTACCGGTGGTGGCGGCCATGGGCTTGGCTGTGCTGGCCAGCGAGATCGGCGTGAAGGTGCCGGTGCTGCGCGGCCGGAAGACGCAGGCGGCGGTGCTGGCGATGGGGCTGCTCGCGCTGCTGACGGTGGGCGCCATCCCGGGGATTGGCCCGGTGGTGCTGACGCTGGCCACGCTGGTCGCCTTCGGCGCCATCATCCGCACCCGCTTCGGCTACCGGATGCGCGGCATCCCCGAGCCCATCGCGCCCACCTCGACGATGTGA